AGGGCGGAAAAAACGACGCGGGCCCCGCTTTGCATCACGGCGGCGGTCGAGGTTTCACGGATCAGCATCGAGGCGGTTTTTTCGCCGACGGTCGGCTCGGAGCCGTGGACGACAGCTTCGCTATAGCGTTTGCCCTGGGAACGGGGCGATGCGGTCAAACAGGCCAAGGCGAAATAAGGATGATCGTCCAGCAGCCGGGCAAATTGGCGGCCGACCAGCCCGTTGCACCCCAGTATGGCGACTTTGATTTTTTTCATGTTCTCCTCCTATCCCAGCAGGGCTCTAACCTTGACTGACAAGTTGCGCTCCCACCGGGGTGCGCACGATTTCCGGCAATTCACCGCCCACTCCCAGGTAATCGCTGGCGACCACAAGCAGCCCTTCCACCCCCTCGAGCAGCGATTCCCGGATTGCCGATTCGATTTCATTTTCCGAGCCGCTGCGAATGCGGTTGCCCAGGGCGGTGGCCATGGCATCGGCCAGGTAGCCGTCGCCGGCGATGACAATGGCGGCATCGGCGCGGCCGAATGAAAGCGAATGGCCGACGGTTCCCGACGAAGTGCAGACCGAAAAAATGCCGGGCCGCGGCACGAAGCGTAGGGCGATATCCCGGATCCGGGCCGGGCCGGTGAAGATGCCGATGGTTGCCGGCCGGTCGATGAAAAGGACGACATCGCCGCCGTTGTCCACGATCGCATGGGCGGCGCCGGCCGCAACCAACGCCTCGACCGTCTCCTGGGCGATGGCCCCGGCCACAGCGGCCATGGGGCCGACACCGGCGCGGGCCGCGGCCGCGGCCATGCGCCGGATGATTGCCGGCGCCCCGGCTTCAACCGCCAGCGGTTGCAGCGCGGTGCGGAATTCGGGACACCGGGCGATGTAGGCCTCGATCGCGCTCCGGCTGGCGGCGATCGATTGTCCGGCCAAATCCTGGTGACACTCCGCGGCGATCACTGTGGCAAAAGTTTCTTTCAGGCGGACCTGGCGCCGGACAATATCATGTTTCATTTTATTTAAAGACGATGGCGTCGCGCGGGCAGACCTTTTCGCATTGGCCGCATCCGCAACAACGTTCCAGTTCGGCCGTCACCTGCCAATCGGCGTCATGGCGATAGACCCGCTCGGGACAGATGCCCAGGCATTGGCCGCAGGAGATGCACAGCCGCTCATTCCAGGAGATATAGGGCGTGGTATGAAATTCGGAGACTTGCGGCTGGCGGCGGTAAAACTGCGCTGGCCGCGCCTGCGGTTCACGCAGGTGCAGGGGATGTGCCGAGCCCTGGGCGGGGAGCGCGGCGGCCGGTTCGCTCAAGAGAAAGCGGCCGGTCTCGATCCACGTTTTCAAAGTCAGGGCGACCTGCCTGGCCTTGGCGTTGCTGGCCAGCGGGGCGGAGGGGACGTCGCGCTCTCCGATCCGCACCGACCCTGATTTCAATTGCTCGTAGTTGCAGCGGGCCAGAACCGGCCGGCTGAGCGAGGGGGTCGAGTAATCGATGATGTCGGTTTCGATCTCGCCGTCGCTGATGCCGGCGTTTTTGGCGATGCCGGCGTCGAGAACCGGAATCGGGATGCCGATGCCCACGTACAGGGAGCTGCCGTAGCCGTGGAACAGCGCCGCCTTGAGAAATTCGGTCGACATCCCCTTCAGGTCTCCCTGGACCATCAGGGTGGCGAACCGGGAGCCGGGGTTGTGCTGCGTTCCGGAACCGGTGACATAGCCGATGCCGCCGCCCAGGAAAATGCGCGTGCCGATGCCGATGGTCGAGTAGTCGGGGTCATTAATCAGCGGCGACAGCTCGCCGGCCCCGGAGAAGTTGACGTTGCCGCAGCCGGGCAGCAGCTTGCCCATGTAGGTGTGCAGGACCCGGGGACCGGAGTTGGCGGCGGCGTTGTAGCGCTGATAGGCGTTGCGCGGATTGCTCATCAGGGCCTGGTTCAAATCGGCCAGGGCGATTTCCGTGATCAACGATTTACGCGGATAGCAATCGCTGCCGTAGGAGACGGCGCGTAGCACGACCGGCCTGCCCAGCAGTAGGTCTTCGATGACATGGGCGCCGGCGTACTCCATGCCCAGGGTTTCGGAGCTTTGCGTGGCGCCAAGATAGGCGTCGACGGCGGCCACGCCGGCGTAGGCCTCGACGTCGTTGAGCCACACGCGCGTCATTTTCATCGGCGGGTCGGAATGGCCGAAGTTCAGCCAGACCCCGGACGAACACATGGCTCCGAAGGTGCCGGTGGTGACCACGTCGACTTCGGCCGCGGCCCGGTCGGCGCCGAGTTCCTTGACGATCCGGGTCATCTCGTCGGCCGCGACCACGCGCACGGTTTGGTTTTTTATTTTTTCGTTGATTTCGCGAATATGCTTGGACATGATCATCCTCCGTTTTCGATTGGATTTTTTGTACTGGGCGGCGGGGTCTCCCGAATCGGCGCTTTTAAGAGAAA
This DNA window, taken from Candidatus Aminicenantes bacterium, encodes the following:
- a CDS encoding UPF0280 family protein, translating into MKHDIVRRQVRLKETFATVIAAECHQDLAGQSIAASRSAIEAYIARCPEFRTALQPLAVEAGAPAIIRRMAAAAARAGVGPMAAVAGAIAQETVEALVAAGAAHAIVDNGGDVVLFIDRPATIGIFTGPARIRDIALRFVPRPGIFSVCTSSGTVGHSLSFGRADAAIVIAGDGYLADAMATALGNRIRSGSENEIESAIRESLLEGVEGLLVVASDYLGVGGELPEIVRTPVGAQLVSQG
- a CDS encoding 4Fe-4S binding protein codes for the protein MIMSKHIREINEKIKNQTVRVVAADEMTRIVKELGADRAAAEVDVVTTGTFGAMCSSGVWLNFGHSDPPMKMTRVWLNDVEAYAGVAAVDAYLGATQSSETLGMEYAGAHVIEDLLLGRPVVLRAVSYGSDCYPRKSLITEIALADLNQALMSNPRNAYQRYNAAANSGPRVLHTYMGKLLPGCGNVNFSGAGELSPLINDPDYSTIGIGTRIFLGGGIGYVTGSGTQHNPGSRFATLMVQGDLKGMSTEFLKAALFHGYGSSLYVGIGIPIPVLDAGIAKNAGISDGEIETDIIDYSTPSLSRPVLARCNYEQLKSGSVRIGERDVPSAPLASNAKARQVALTLKTWIETGRFLLSEPAAALPAQGSAHPLHLREPQARPAQFYRRQPQVSEFHTTPYISWNERLCISCGQCLGICPERVYRHDADWQVTAELERCCGCGQCEKVCPRDAIVFK